The following proteins come from a genomic window of Mucinivorans hirudinis:
- a CDS encoding Iron compound ABC transporter (iron compound-binding protein), whose protein sequence is MRSSILLFIAIFAISCGSARKGGGQAALSDTLYKARYAAKFEIFGSGDSLVLRVHNPWQGAANVFFDYQFAKNPERKPRVICMSSSHVAYLDAVGRVDDIVGVSGRDFIANPKIQADRTPDIGYDNNLNYELIVSLKPDYVFVYEVIGENSASTQKLRQLGIPVIYVADYLEQHPLARAEWVVAFGAMVGRMEEAEMLFSEIATSYESTKDSVGRIGGIKPRVMLNSPYRDVWYVPGDRSYIVQLVEDAGGDYLAQGVDDDISRPISSETAFTLMSRADIWLHPSIGENTVEKIRNQHHRFACLPVVSRGDIYNNNARSTPRGGSDFWESGALRADLIIADLAKIFYPQHFPAHELYYYRRVE, encoded by the coding sequence ATGAGAAGTAGCATATTACTATTTATTGCAATATTTGCAATCTCTTGTGGGTCTGCGAGAAAGGGCGGTGGGCAGGCAGCCCTTAGCGACACACTATACAAGGCGCGTTATGCCGCAAAGTTTGAGATTTTCGGTAGCGGTGACAGCCTTGTGCTGCGTGTGCACAATCCGTGGCAGGGGGCTGCAAATGTGTTCTTTGACTATCAGTTTGCCAAAAATCCCGAGCGTAAGCCCAGAGTTATATGTATGTCCTCGTCTCACGTTGCGTATTTGGATGCGGTGGGTCGGGTGGATGATATTGTCGGGGTTTCGGGGCGCGATTTTATCGCGAACCCCAAAATTCAAGCTGACCGAACGCCTGATATCGGCTATGATAATAATCTAAATTATGAGCTAATTGTCTCGCTAAAGCCCGATTACGTTTTTGTATATGAGGTAATAGGTGAGAACAGTGCGTCTACACAGAAGTTGCGACAACTTGGCATACCGGTGATCTACGTTGCCGACTACCTCGAGCAACATCCACTTGCACGTGCCGAATGGGTTGTGGCTTTCGGGGCAATGGTGGGGAGGATGGAAGAGGCTGAGATGCTGTTTAGTGAAATTGCAACTTCCTATGAATCAACGAAAGATTCGGTCGGCAGAATTGGTGGCATCAAGCCGAGGGTTATGTTGAACTCGCCCTACCGTGATGTGTGGTACGTGCCCGGAGACAGGAGCTACATTGTTCAGCTTGTTGAGGATGCGGGCGGAGATTATCTCGCCCAAGGGGTGGATGACGATATTTCGCGTCCCATCAGCAGTGAAACCGCCTTTACGCTGATGTCCCGTGCCGATATTTGGCTACACCCGAGCATCGGCGAAAACACTGTCGAGAAAATTCGCAACCAGCACCATCGTTTCGCCTGCTTGCCGGTCGTTAGCAGGGGCGATATTTACAACAACAACGCCCGCAGTACTCCACGGGGTGGGAGTGATTTTTGGGAGAGCGGCGCGTTACGTGCAGATTTGATTATTGCAGATTTGGCGAAAATATTTTATCCTCAACACTTCCCAGCTCACGAGCTTTACTACTACAGAAGGGTCGAATAA
- a CDS encoding Hydroxymethylpyrimidine phosphate synthase ThiC yields the protein MFKKLFHNPIECKSKHYVEGKIHPEIRVGVCRISLTNGEQIDLYDTTGLYGDANHTIDIERGLPPARSRWQEGEFRTQLSLARRGVITPEMEYAAIREGVEAEFVRAKIAKGEAILPCNRNHPEAEPMVIGRDFLVKINSNIGNSALGSSIEEEVEKALWSIKWGADTVMDLSTGANIHQTREAILRNTPVPIGTVPLYQALEKVDGVVENLSWEVYRETLIEQCRQGVDYFTIHAGLLREFVPMALKRVTGIVSRGGSIMAKWMEHHAAQNFLYTNFNEICEICADYDVALSLGDGLRPGSIADANDQAQYGELKILGELTLKAWEYDVQVIIEGPGHVPMHLIEDNMVKQREWCHGAPFYTLGPLVSDIGAGYDHITSAIGGAMIGWMGTAMLCYVTTKEHLALPNKDDVREGVVTFKLAAHAADIAKGNRSALARDLAMSRARYDFRWADQFNLSLDPERARRMHYEMVGNSDADYCGMCGPHFCAMRITKSIK from the coding sequence ATGTTCAAAAAACTTTTTCACAATCCGATTGAGTGTAAATCCAAGCATTATGTTGAGGGCAAGATACATCCCGAAATTCGTGTAGGTGTTTGCCGCATAAGCCTCACAAACGGCGAACAAATAGACCTTTACGACACGACGGGGCTCTACGGAGATGCCAACCACACCATAGATATTGAGCGCGGTTTGCCCCCCGCAAGGAGCAGATGGCAGGAAGGAGAGTTTCGCACACAGCTGAGTTTGGCACGCCGCGGAGTGATAACGCCCGAGATGGAGTATGCCGCCATTCGAGAGGGAGTGGAGGCGGAGTTTGTCAGGGCGAAGATTGCCAAAGGAGAGGCTATCCTCCCCTGCAACCGCAACCATCCCGAGGCTGAACCTATGGTCATCGGGCGCGACTTCTTGGTGAAAATCAACTCCAACATAGGAAACTCTGCCCTTGGCTCGTCCATAGAGGAGGAGGTCGAAAAGGCACTTTGGTCTATCAAGTGGGGTGCGGACACGGTAATGGATCTATCCACGGGGGCAAATATCCACCAAACACGAGAAGCCATCCTACGCAACACACCTGTGCCAATCGGAACTGTCCCTCTCTATCAGGCACTTGAAAAGGTAGACGGCGTTGTCGAAAATCTCTCGTGGGAGGTATACAGAGAGACTTTGATTGAACAGTGCCGGCAGGGGGTAGACTATTTCACCATTCACGCCGGACTGCTCCGTGAGTTTGTGCCGATGGCTCTGAAGAGGGTTACGGGCATAGTCTCGCGCGGAGGCTCGATTATGGCAAAATGGATGGAGCACCACGCGGCACAGAATTTTTTGTACACAAATTTCAATGAGATTTGCGAGATTTGTGCCGACTATGATGTAGCCCTCTCGCTGGGGGACGGACTGCGTCCCGGCTCCATTGCAGATGCAAACGACCAGGCTCAATACGGTGAATTGAAGATACTTGGCGAACTTACATTAAAAGCCTGGGAGTATGACGTTCAGGTGATTATCGAGGGACCGGGGCACGTGCCAATGCACCTTATAGAGGATAATATGGTCAAGCAACGCGAGTGGTGTCACGGCGCACCTTTCTATACGTTGGGTCCGTTGGTAAGCGATATTGGAGCGGGTTACGACCATATAACCTCGGCAATAGGCGGGGCGATGATTGGGTGGATGGGCACGGCAATGTTATGCTATGTAACTACTAAAGAACACCTTGCACTGCCCAACAAGGATGATGTGCGCGAGGGTGTGGTGACCTTCAAGCTCGCCGCCCACGCCGCCGACATAGCCAAGGGCAATCGCTCAGCCCTTGCACGCGATTTGGCTATGAGCCGTGCACGCTACGACTTCCGCTGGGCAGACCAATTCAACCTCTCGCTTGACCCCGAACGCGCCCGAAGGATGCACTACGAAATGGTGGGCAACTCCGATGCCGACTACTGCGGAATGTGCGGACCCCACTTTTGCGCGATGAGGATAACAAAGTCAATAAAATAG
- a CDS encoding Putative methyltransferase — protein MNTNIIYNESCEQTLARLADNSIDLVITSPPYNMNLRIRNGKYCSRQIVKEFSTKYSSFDDNLPIEEYYSFHSRVIGELLRVSKLIFYNIQIVTGSKRAIFKIIGDYADYIKDIIIWDKGVAQPAMASNVLNRQSELIIVFDNENAISRQFDKCNFERGTLNDIWNIKRGRKVEKNHGATFPEELVAKIVTHFSNVGDIVYDPFMGTGTTAVVCKKLGRQYLGSEISSEYCDVINNRLKFNEMLFSSSPEDACANFCQ, from the coding sequence ATGAATACAAATATAATATACAACGAGAGTTGCGAGCAAACTTTGGCAAGACTCGCCGACAATTCCATCGACTTGGTCATCACCTCGCCTCCGTATAATATGAACCTGAGAATACGCAACGGCAAGTACTGTTCTCGTCAGATTGTCAAAGAGTTTAGCACAAAATACAGCTCTTTTGATGATAATTTGCCCATTGAGGAGTATTACTCTTTTCATTCGAGGGTTATCGGAGAATTATTGCGAGTTAGCAAGTTAATTTTTTACAATATCCAGATTGTAACCGGCAGCAAACGGGCAATTTTTAAGATAATCGGCGACTATGCCGACTACATTAAAGATATTATCATTTGGGATAAAGGCGTTGCCCAACCGGCAATGGCAAGTAATGTGCTCAATCGTCAGTCGGAACTGATTATTGTTTTTGATAATGAGAATGCTATAAGTCGTCAATTCGACAAGTGTAATTTCGAGCGCGGCACACTCAACGATATATGGAATATAAAACGCGGGAGAAAGGTAGAAAAAAATCACGGGGCGACATTCCCCGAAGAGTTAGTCGCTAAGATTGTTACTCATTTCAGCAATGTCGGCGATATTGTTTATGACCCATTTATGGGTACGGGGACTACTGCTGTTGTATGCAAAAAGCTTGGCAGACAATATCTTGGAAGTGAAATTTCATCGGAATATTGTGATGTAATTAATAACAGACTTAAATTCAACGAAATGCTATTTTCGTCTTCACCCGAAGACGCTTGCGCCAATTTTTGCCAATAG
- a CDS encoding TVG1488832 protein, translated as MKQQIDQIIKRFQEIKSLGFVASTRPNNRDGGIGNTLEDLLGIAENNLKEADINGVEVKSQRQLTNSKISLFSKAPTSPTGANAVLKDMFGQMRDGSGHKKLYASVFGNRESLVYGKNRMSLVVDRGQEIIRLRVVHEDGGVYEDVFWSFQELVTASNKLQIIMFVSAKSRREQEVLYYYFQRATLFYRFNFESFIKAIEDGDIQFDIRIGSYKSGKNIGKVHDHGSGFRVNSNKLHLLFESMEEVE; from the coding sequence ATGAAACAACAAATAGACCAAATAATCAAAAGATTCCAAGAGATAAAATCACTGGGATTCGTAGCTTCCACAAGACCCAATAATCGAGATGGAGGAATTGGTAATACTTTGGAAGATTTGCTTGGCATTGCGGAAAATAACCTAAAAGAGGCTGATATTAATGGCGTTGAGGTCAAAAGTCAGCGGCAACTGACAAACTCAAAAATATCTCTTTTCAGTAAAGCCCCAACCTCTCCAACGGGAGCGAATGCGGTTCTTAAAGATATGTTTGGGCAGATGAGAGATGGTTCCGGACATAAGAAACTATATGCTTCAGTTTTTGGTAATCGAGAAAGTTTGGTATATGGGAAAAATCGGATGAGTTTGGTTGTCGATAGAGGGCAAGAGATTATTCGTTTGCGAGTAGTGCATGAGGACGGTGGTGTTTATGAGGATGTTTTTTGGAGTTTTCAGGAGTTGGTGACGGCAAGCAATAAGTTACAAATCATAATGTTTGTGTCGGCAAAAAGCAGGCGCGAACAAGAAGTGTTATACTACTACTTTCAACGCGCAACACTCTTTTATCGCTTCAATTTTGAAAGTTTTATCAAAGCCATAGAAGATGGCGATATACAGTTCGACATCAGGATAGGCTCTTATAAATCAGGAAAAAATATAGGTAAAGTACACGACCACGGAAGCGGTTTTCGTGTCAATAGCAATAAACTTCACCTGCTCTTTGAAAGTATGGAAGAGGTGGAGTAA
- a CDS encoding Octaprenyl diphosphate synthase, with amino-acid sequence MYSTEQLSQIIEQECQNLPLENQPQGLFAPIKYIMEDGGKRMRPLLTLLAANIFSDNINAALSPAISVEVFHNFTLLHDDIMDKAPLRRGRETVHVRWNENAAILSGDAMLILAYQILCRDSTNKELLIEFNKVSMEVCQGQQWDMEFERREQVAVEEYLNMIRLKTAVLMASALKMGALAVAAAPEECEELYEFGINLGLAFQIQDDLLDTYGNYETFGKTIGGDIAAGKQTFLKISALQRADQGQKRILQTNRDHATVRTIYDRLEVEQTAQAAVEKYFARAMTHLNTIESERINPLRSYALQLLRREK; translated from the coding sequence ATGTATTCAACCGAGCAACTATCCCAAATAATAGAGCAAGAGTGCCAAAACCTCCCCTTGGAAAACCAACCGCAGGGATTGTTCGCCCCCATAAAATATATAATGGAGGATGGCGGCAAACGTATGCGCCCACTGCTCACACTCCTTGCTGCGAACATTTTCAGCGACAATATAAACGCCGCCCTAAGCCCTGCAATCTCTGTTGAAGTTTTTCATAACTTCACCCTGCTCCACGACGACATTATGGACAAAGCACCTCTGCGCCGCGGGCGAGAGACAGTGCACGTGCGATGGAACGAAAATGCCGCCATACTCTCAGGCGATGCTATGTTGATACTCGCCTACCAAATTCTGTGCCGTGATAGCACTAATAAAGAGTTACTGATAGAGTTCAACAAAGTCTCGATGGAGGTGTGCCAAGGGCAGCAATGGGATATGGAGTTCGAGAGACGCGAGCAGGTTGCCGTTGAAGAGTATTTGAATATGATACGGCTCAAGACGGCTGTTCTGATGGCTTCAGCCCTAAAAATGGGGGCATTAGCAGTAGCTGCCGCCCCAGAAGAGTGCGAGGAACTGTACGAATTCGGCATCAATCTCGGTTTAGCATTCCAGATTCAGGACGACTTGTTGGACACCTATGGCAACTACGAAACCTTTGGCAAGACCATCGGCGGCGACATTGCCGCGGGCAAACAGACTTTTTTGAAGATAAGTGCTCTTCAAAGGGCTGACCAAGGGCAAAAAAGGATATTACAGACAAACCGCGACCACGCGACAGTACGCACAATTTATGACCGCTTAGAGGTGGAACAGACGGCACAGGCAGCCGTCGAAAAATACTTTGCACGCGCAATGACTCACCTCAACACTATTGAAAGTGAACGCATTAACCCCCTACGCAGCTACGCATTGCAGCTGCTCAGAAGAGAAAAATAG
- a CDS encoding Carbon starvation protein A has protein sequence MITFIVCLLLLVTSYFTYGRYIERLFGINKDAKMPSETHFDGVDFVPMKRWKTFLIQLLNIAGLGPIFGAILGATYGPVAFVWITLGGILVGGIHDFASGYISMKMNGLSYPEIIGKYLGNNVKQVARGFIVLLMLLVGAVFMVGPAGILNGLTGVDVSIWVWIILVYYFVATILPVDKIIGNIYPIFGFALLFMAVGIMISIFVNGHPVPELDFHNYKPNAESFPIIPTLFITIACGAVSGFHATQSPMMARCITNQKQARPVFFGAMIAESVIALIWAAIAMVFFDGVVGLNGALAANGNNAAKIVDVIANTELGRIGGFLALLGVVAAPISTGDTAFRSARLIIADFMKVDQKRIIKRLLISVPLFIVGFGITLIDFDILWRYFAWINQTLAVATLWMATIYLASVHKNYKVALFPAIFMTFITTDYMFVSKQLAGLDYTLGSILAGVLTIVLVLYFALKIKKL, from the coding sequence ATGATAACATTTATCGTCTGTCTCCTATTGTTGGTGACCTCCTATTTTACCTACGGCAGGTATATAGAGCGGCTCTTCGGCATCAACAAAGATGCCAAGATGCCCAGTGAAACACATTTCGACGGAGTGGATTTCGTGCCTATGAAGCGGTGGAAAACATTTCTGATTCAACTACTCAACATTGCGGGCTTGGGTCCAATTTTCGGCGCCATTCTCGGTGCGACTTATGGACCGGTTGCCTTTGTTTGGATTACACTCGGCGGTATCCTTGTGGGTGGTATTCACGATTTTGCCTCGGGTTACATCTCGATGAAGATGAATGGACTGAGCTATCCCGAAATTATAGGTAAATATCTGGGGAACAATGTAAAGCAGGTTGCGCGCGGATTTATCGTCTTGTTGATGTTGTTGGTGGGGGCTGTCTTTATGGTGGGTCCGGCGGGGATTCTCAATGGGCTAACCGGAGTTGATGTTTCGATTTGGGTGTGGATTATTCTTGTCTACTATTTTGTTGCCACGATTCTGCCCGTGGACAAAATCATAGGCAATATCTATCCCATATTTGGTTTTGCGCTGCTATTTATGGCTGTGGGTATTATGATTTCGATTTTTGTGAACGGACACCCTGTGCCCGAGCTAGATTTTCACAATTATAAACCAAATGCGGAGAGTTTTCCGATAATTCCGACATTGTTTATTACTATTGCCTGTGGTGCGGTTTCGGGCTTTCACGCCACGCAGTCGCCGATGATGGCACGTTGCATCACCAACCAGAAGCAGGCACGTCCCGTCTTTTTCGGAGCAATGATAGCCGAGAGTGTCATTGCGCTCATATGGGCTGCAATAGCGATGGTCTTTTTTGACGGAGTAGTCGGACTCAATGGTGCTCTTGCCGCCAATGGCAATAATGCCGCCAAGATTGTCGATGTGATTGCCAACACCGAACTTGGACGCATCGGCGGCTTCTTGGCGCTACTTGGAGTTGTGGCTGCCCCAATCTCGACGGGCGACACCGCCTTCCGCTCGGCGCGCCTGATAATTGCAGACTTTATGAAGGTAGACCAAAAGAGAATCATTAAGAGGCTACTGATTTCCGTTCCGTTGTTTATTGTCGGGTTTGGCATCACCCTTATCGACTTCGATATACTTTGGCGATACTTCGCTTGGATAAACCAGACACTGGCAGTAGCAACGCTCTGGATGGCAACCATTTACCTTGCATCTGTGCACAAAAACTATAAAGTGGCACTCTTCCCGGCTATCTTTATGACCTTCATTACCACCGACTATATGTTTGTTTCCAAGCAGTTGGCAGGGCTTGACTACACTCTGGGAAGCATCCTCGCCGGAGTGCTTACGATAGTGTTAGTGCTCTACTTCGCATTAAAAATAAAAAAATTATAA
- a CDS encoding Cell wall endopeptidase, family M23/M37, with protein sequence MHPRHYPVETGDITINKKPENNHIQPVFVTPKKEETPATTSPEDMPAVVPMNFTERESEHIKSADYNPFPPSGSFSIELNTLEREFTFPLASCRFSSGYGTRGGSFHSGVDLITAAGEAIFAVMDGVVRMAKPYAAYGNVIVIRHSNGLESVYSHNAKNLVKVGERVHSGQKIATVGRTGRASTNHLHFELRIQGQAINPLLVIDPARLALARGTLLVKRSADGRITAGNSQQAPPAATAPPTQSTAKNSYHTVQKGDTLSSIARRYTTSIAELCRLNGISDKSILSIGKKLKVK encoded by the coding sequence GTGCACCCTAGGCACTATCCCGTGGAAACGGGTGATATTACCATCAATAAAAAGCCTGAAAATAACCACATTCAACCCGTCTTCGTCACCCCCAAAAAGGAAGAGACACCAGCGACTACATCCCCCGAAGATATGCCCGCTGTCGTACCGATGAACTTTACGGAACGGGAAAGTGAGCACATAAAAAGTGCCGACTACAACCCATTTCCTCCCTCGGGGAGCTTCTCAATAGAGCTAAACACGCTTGAGCGTGAATTTACATTTCCGCTGGCAAGTTGCCGCTTCTCGTCGGGCTATGGCACGCGTGGCGGCTCTTTCCACAGCGGGGTGGATTTGATTACGGCTGCCGGCGAGGCAATCTTCGCGGTTATGGATGGTGTTGTGCGGATGGCGAAACCATACGCCGCATATGGTAACGTGATTGTTATCAGACATTCAAATGGGCTGGAGAGTGTTTATAGCCACAACGCAAAGAATCTTGTGAAGGTGGGTGAGCGGGTGCATTCGGGTCAGAAGATAGCCACGGTAGGGCGAACGGGAAGAGCATCGACCAACCATCTCCACTTCGAGCTCAGAATACAGGGGCAGGCAATCAATCCGCTGCTAGTTATCGACCCCGCAAGGCTGGCACTTGCGCGCGGTACACTCCTGGTAAAAAGGTCTGCCGACGGAAGAATCACTGCCGGCAACTCGCAACAAGCTCCACCTGCAGCCACCGCCCCTCCCACACAATCCACCGCAAAAAACTCCTATCACACCGTACAAAAAGGAGATACACTATCATCCATAGCTCGCCGATACACAACAAGCATTGCCGAACTCTGTCGCCTGAACGGAATCTCGGACAAAAGCATACTCTCGATAGGTAAGAAACTGAAAGTTAAGTAG
- a CDS encoding Na+/H+-dicarboxylate symporter — protein sequence MKLPLLARIIIAIALGVGCGLLFPDWATRIFVTINSLFSNFLGFIVPLLILGLVAPGIADLGRGAGRLLLITAALAYGFTIFSGFFTYLSCDAIFPWLLEGAETMSISANETVKLTPYFTVEIPPLMGVMTALIAAFTIGLGMSVIRGERIKGVMDEFRDIITVVINRVIIPLLPLYIFGIFLGMTTSGEVSGVMEVFVKIIFVIFAMTVILLLLQFTIAGVITGKNPFKLLVNMLPAYATALGTASSAATIPVTLERSIKNGVREDLAGFVVPLCATIHLSGSTMKIVACSMAIMMMHSLGYDFGLMSGFIMMLGVAMVAAPGVPGGAIMAAIGLLSSMLGFDEQAIGLMIALYIAMDSFGTACNVTGDGAIAVIINRISGKKG from the coding sequence ATGAAACTTCCGCTTCTCGCCCGAATTATTATCGCAATCGCACTGGGTGTGGGTTGCGGCTTGCTCTTTCCCGACTGGGCAACGAGAATCTTTGTGACAATCAACTCCCTGTTCAGCAACTTTTTGGGATTCATTGTCCCTTTGCTGATTTTGGGGTTGGTGGCACCCGGCATTGCCGACCTTGGACGCGGAGCCGGTAGGTTGCTACTTATCACGGCGGCACTCGCATATGGTTTTACGATATTTTCGGGCTTTTTTACATACCTGAGCTGTGATGCTATCTTCCCTTGGCTCTTGGAGGGAGCTGAAACGATGAGCATCAGTGCCAACGAAACAGTTAAATTAACACCCTATTTCACGGTCGAGATTCCACCTTTGATGGGTGTAATGACAGCTCTGATAGCAGCCTTTACCATAGGGCTGGGGATGAGTGTGATTCGGGGTGAGCGGATTAAGGGTGTGATGGATGAGTTTCGCGACATTATCACGGTGGTTATCAACAGGGTGATTATTCCGCTGCTGCCTCTCTATATCTTTGGCATCTTCCTTGGAATGACCACCTCGGGAGAGGTTTCGGGAGTGATGGAAGTGTTCGTGAAAATTATCTTTGTCATTTTTGCAATGACCGTCATTTTGCTGCTATTGCAATTTACGATTGCGGGAGTTATTACGGGGAAAAACCCTTTCAAACTATTGGTCAATATGCTACCCGCATACGCCACCGCTCTGGGTACGGCATCTTCGGCGGCGACGATTCCCGTTACTTTAGAGCGGTCAATCAAGAATGGCGTGAGGGAGGATTTGGCGGGGTTTGTGGTGCCACTCTGCGCCACTATCCACCTCTCGGGCAGCACGATGAAGATTGTGGCGTGTTCGATGGCGATTATGATGATGCACTCTCTGGGGTATGACTTTGGTCTAATGTCGGGCTTTATAATGATGCTCGGTGTGGCAATGGTGGCTGCTCCGGGTGTGCCGGGCGGAGCGATAATGGCGGCTATTGGTCTTCTAAGTTCAATGCTTGGTTTCGATGAACAAGCAATCGGGTTGATGATTGCCCTCTACATTGCTATGGATAGCTTCGGCACGGCTTGTAACGTTACGGGCGATGGGGCAATAGCGGTGATAATAAACAGAATAAGCGGTAAAAAGGGATAA
- a CDS encoding Beta-hexosaminidase has translation MKKIVLTLLLLCPALVWAQNVKPFVIPELQKWQGGKGEFLMTSSSAITYDNRALKDVAEQFAADVKEMFAVTVVVREGKPKTGDFALALNKKSTGNREAYTINIGRNVSVAANEPMGAYWATRTLLQIMEQSANRAIPCGAVEDYPAYPLRGFMLDVGRKFFTLDYLYDVVKMMSYYKMNTFQVHLNDNGFKEFFEGDWAKTPSGFRLESTTYPGLASKDGHYTKAAFRQFQLDALAYGVTVIPEIDAPAHTLAFSHYDPELGSVEYGADHLDLFNEKSYKFMDGLFKEYLEGENPVFVGDYVHIGTDEYSNRDKAVVEKFRYFTDRYIKYVESFGKKAALWGALTHAQGDTPVKVEDVLMGCWYNGYAEPRTMIELGYDVISVPDGMVYIVPVAGYYYDYLNTKHLYEEWTPAVIGKEVFEEGHPKIRGGMFAVWNDHAGNGITFQDVQHRLFPAIQTLALKMWDGKNVSVPYEEFDAKRLALSEAPDVNILALPKTKGEILNIAKPQPSVTPAIAEIGWDYKVDFDILLTEKPVFGTVLFESPATKLYVADRQDGKLAFERDGYTVRFPYSLPVGRKVHLTIEGTAKETKLVVDGKEVANLDIITPYKKSLERGGMTMKFVRTLIFPLTLSKEFRGEVTNLRVLTQE, from the coding sequence ATGAAGAAAATAGTATTGACACTGCTGTTATTGTGTCCTGCCTTGGTGTGGGCACAAAACGTTAAGCCCTTTGTAATTCCAGAACTCCAGAAATGGCAGGGGGGCAAAGGCGAATTTTTAATGACTTCAAGCTCGGCGATAACTTACGATAACAGAGCATTAAAAGATGTCGCAGAGCAGTTTGCGGCAGATGTTAAAGAGATGTTTGCCGTAACGGTCGTCGTTCGCGAGGGTAAGCCCAAAACAGGCGATTTCGCACTGGCTCTCAATAAAAAATCGACCGGCAATCGGGAAGCATATACTATCAATATTGGCAGGAATGTGAGCGTTGCGGCAAATGAGCCTATGGGCGCATATTGGGCTACGCGCACGCTGCTGCAAATTATGGAGCAATCAGCAAATCGAGCAATTCCTTGCGGAGCTGTGGAGGACTATCCGGCTTACCCTTTGCGTGGTTTTATGCTGGATGTTGGGCGTAAGTTCTTTACATTGGACTATTTGTATGACGTTGTCAAGATGATGTCCTACTACAAGATGAACACCTTCCAAGTGCACTTGAACGACAATGGTTTCAAAGAGTTCTTCGAGGGTGACTGGGCAAAAACCCCATCAGGTTTTCGCTTGGAATCAACCACTTACCCAGGTCTTGCCTCAAAGGACGGTCATTACACAAAAGCCGCTTTCCGCCAATTTCAGTTGGACGCGCTCGCCTATGGCGTAACCGTTATCCCCGAAATAGACGCTCCGGCACACACCTTGGCATTCTCGCACTACGACCCCGAGTTGGGTAGTGTGGAGTATGGCGCAGACCACCTCGACCTCTTCAACGAGAAGAGCTACAAGTTTATGGATGGTCTTTTCAAAGAGTATCTCGAGGGTGAAAATCCCGTCTTCGTGGGCGATTATGTCCATATCGGTACGGATGAGTATAGCAATAGGGATAAGGCAGTTGTAGAAAAATTTCGTTACTTCACAGACCGCTATATAAAATACGTGGAGAGCTTCGGCAAGAAGGCTGCTCTTTGGGGCGCATTGACTCACGCTCAGGGTGATACGCCCGTAAAGGTGGAAGATGTGTTGATGGGATGTTGGTATAACGGCTACGCCGAGCCACGCACAATGATTGAGCTTGGCTATGATGTTATCTCCGTTCCGGACGGTATGGTCTATATTGTGCCTGTGGCAGGTTACTACTATGACTACCTGAACACCAAGCACCTATACGAAGAATGGACTCCGGCTGTGATTGGCAAAGAGGTTTTTGAAGAGGGGCATCCCAAGATTCGCGGCGGTATGTTCGCCGTGTGGAACGACCACGCGGGCAACGGAATCACATTCCAAGACGTTCAACATCGCCTATTCCCAGCCATTCAGACACTTGCGCTAAAAATGTGGGACGGCAAAAACGTGAGTGTGCCCTACGAGGAGTTTGACGCTAAGCGTCTAGCTCTGAGCGAAGCTCCGGATGTGAATATTTTGGCGTTACCAAAAACGAAAGGTGAAATTTTGAATATCGCAAAACCGCAGCCAAGCGTCACTCCCGCCATTGCCGAAATAGGGTGGGACTACAAAGTGGATTTCGATATTTTATTGACCGAAAAACCGGTGTTCGGGACAGTTCTTTTCGAGTCTCCCGCCACAAAACTATACGTGGCAGATAGGCAAGATGGTAAATTGGCTTTCGAGCGAGATGGCTACACCGTTCGTTTTCCATACTCACTACCCGTGGGCAGGAAGGTTCACTTGACAATAGAGGGGACGGCGAAGGAGACAAAGCTCGTTGTGGACGGTAAGGAGGTTGCAAATCTTGACATTATCACCCCTTACAAAAAATCTCTGGAGCGAGGCGGGATGACTATGAAGTTTGTGCGCACACTTATCTTCCCGCTGACTCTCTCAAAAGAGTTCAGGGGAGAGGTAACTAATCTTCGAGTATTGACTCAGGAATAG